The following is a genomic window from Solanum lycopersicum chromosome 6, SLM_r2.1.
AGACATTGACAGGTGGCTTCCAACTCAAAGGGTATCCTCTTATTCGTCCACTATATATTTAAGTAGCATTAACTTGTTAGGAAATAAACAACACAAATTAAGCTTTTCTTCTCCatctaaattaagaaaaaaaataataattaaagtagTAAGAAACAATAATGCCAATTTCTAGAATTGCCATCGGAAATTTAGCAGAGGCTACCAAGCCTGATGCTCTCAAGGCTGCAACAGCTGAGTTCTTTTCCatgcttatttttgtttttgctgGTTCAGGATCTGGCATGGCCTTCGGTAAGTATAACTTATATACGCTGACAGACAGTataaagaatttttaatttacattgaaaatatataatattggtATTTTTTTTACAGGTAAGCTGACGAATGGTGGCGCAGCGACGCCAGCTGGACTTATTTCGGCATCCATAGCACATGCCTTTGCCCTTTTTGTGGCAGTTTCAGTTGGAGCAAATATCTCTGGAGGTCACGTAAATCCTGCCGTTACATTTGGTGCTTTTGTAGGAGGTCACATTACACTTTTTAGAAGTGTATTGTATTGGATTGCGCAATTGCTTGGATCCGTCGTTGCTTGTGTGCTCCTCAAGTTTTCTACTGGTGGACTGGTAAAGCCATTTTCCTCTTCATTGTGGAATTTTCTAgtgaaaatatttcaatttatggaaaaaaataataataatgcagGAAACATCGGCATTTGCGCTATCAAGTGGAGTGACACCATGGAACGCAGTTGTTTTTGAGATCGTAATGACATTTGGGCTTGTTTACACTGTTTACGCGACTGCAGTTGATCCAAAGAAGGGAGATTTGGGGATAATTGCACCTATTGCAATTGGTTTTATTGTGGGTGCTAATATCTTGG
Proteins encoded in this region:
- the LOC101255600 gene encoding aquaporin TIP1-3-like; protein product: MPISRIAIGNLAEATKPDALKAATAEFFSMLIFVFAGSGSGMAFGKLTNGGAATPAGLISASIAHAFALFVAVSVGANISGGHVNPAVTFGAFVGGHITLFRSVLYWIAQLLGSVVACVLLKFSTGGLETSAFALSSGVTPWNAVVFEIVMTFGLVYTVYATAVDPKKGDLGIIAPIAIGFIVGANILAGGAFDGASMNPAVSFGPAVVSWTWDNHWVYWLGPFGGAAIAALVYEIIFIGQNTHEQLPTTDDY